In a single window of the Danio rerio strain Tuebingen ecotype United States chromosome 20, GRCz12tu, whole genome shotgun sequence genome:
- the myct1a gene encoding myc target protein 1 homolog, with protein MADNSTHPIMKILESFGLTDVILAFFLSMVVGLLLGALVYMILTWMSRRRASATITRIPVHQSRSTTRSSSPRSRLGYSRHSSGYDRRSNNSLASAAFSFHRQTSSSPIDYGDSTGRKSSFRASTFHPLLQCSQIAREAEEGAQGSLPRTPTLTTSPGAAGSTSTVSSMITPPRARNRPDSFWGNSNLRGFHAGQTPPPAYDSIIRAYQETTT; from the exons ATGGCGGATAACAGCACTCATCCTATTATGAAGATCCTGGAGTCTTTCGGATTAA CGGATGTGATTCTGGCCTTCTTTCTTTCTATGGTTGTTGGTCTTCTGCTTGGAGCTCTGGTCTATATGATATTGACCTGGATGTCCCGTCGACGGGCCTCGGCCACCATCACCCGCATACCTGTCCACCAGTCCCGTTCCACCACCCGTTCATCCTCACCTCGATCTCGGCTGGGTTACAGTCGGCACAGCAGTGGCTACGATCGGCGCAGTAATAATAGTCTGGCCAGCGCCGCCTTTTCATTCCACCGGCAGACCTCATCCTCGCCAATAGACTATGGAGACTCAACAGGTCGCAAATCAAGCTTCCGGGCCTCAACATTTCATCCTCTTCTCCAGTGTAGCCAGATTGCTCGCGAGGCAGAGGAAGGTGCCCAGGGCAGCCTGCCAAGGACCCCCACTCTCACTACCAGCCCTGGGGCAGCTGGATCCACCAGCACCGTCAGTTCTATGATCACTCCACCCAGGGCCAGAAACAGACCAGATTCCTTCTGGGGCAACAGCAATCTAAGAGGTTTCCATGCTGGCCAGACTCCACCGCCTGCCTATGACAGCATCATACGAGCCTATCAGGAGACAACCACGTAA